Within the Acidimicrobiales bacterium genome, the region ACGATCAGATCGCTCAGCAGGAGGCCCGCCAACAAGCCGTCGCCCGTGGTGGCCAGGTCGGCGAAGACGATGTGTCCCGACTGCTCGCCGCCCAGCGACCATCCACCGGTCGCGAGCGCCTCGAGGACGTGACGGTCGCCGACGGGGGTGACGGCGACATCGATGCCATGTCGCGCCATCGAGCGGTGGAGCCCGAGATTCGACATGACGGTGACAACAAGTGTGTTTTCGGCCAGCATGCCTCGCTCGGCGAGGTCCAGGGCGAACATGCAAAGCAAACGGTCGCCGTCGACGATGTTGCCTCGAGCATCTACTGCGATGAGGCGATCGGCATCACCGTCGAGCGCCAGACCCAGATCGGCGCCCGATGCCACAACCCTGGCAGCCAGCGGTGAAGGATTGGTCGAGCCAACACCGTCGTTGATGTTGCGACCGTCAGGATGGTCGTGCAAGACCTCGACATCGGCTCCCGCGGCGCGGAACAGCTCTCCCGCCAGGGGCGATGCGGCTCCGTGCCCACAGTCGATGACGATGTCCAGACCGGCGAGCGATCGGCTCTCGAGGGCGCCCAGCAACATCTGGCGGTACTGCCCGAGCGAATCGTGGTCGCGGTGTATCCAGCCCACAGCTTTCGGATCGCCAGCGACCTCGGCGCCGGCCAGCCCCGCCAGCACGCGCTCGATGGTCGACTGAGTCTGATCGTCGAGCTTGAGCCCGCCGCGGCCGAAAATCTTCAGCCCGTTATCGTACCAGGGGTTGTGTGAGGCCGACACCATGACCGCGGCCGCGTCATGGGCGGCCGCCAGATATGCAACGCCTGGTGTTGGCATGACACCCACGTCGAATACGTCGACCCCTTCGGCTGCGAGGCCCGACGCGACGGCGCCGTCGAGCATCGGACCACTGCGGCGAGGATCGCGGGCGACGAACCAACGAGGTGCGTCGATGACGCGCGCTGCGGCGCGGCCCAGACGCAGGGCCAATTCGGGGGTCAGCTCGGAGTTCGCGGGCCCACGCAGGCCATCGGTGCCGAACCGCACCTCGACTGGCTCAGCGCTTCGAGTACTGGGGAGCCTTACGGGCCTTCTTGAGGCCGTACTTCTTGCTCTCCTTCTCGCGGGCGTCGCGAGTGAGCAGGCCGGCAGACTTGAGCGCCGGACGAGCCTCGGGGTCGAGAGCGATGAGCGCCCGTGCGATTCCGAGTCGAAGGGCGCCGGCCTGACCGCTGACACCACCACCATCGAGGGTGACGTCAACGTCGTAGGCCTCGGTGGTCTCGGTGACCTCGAGGGGCTGCGACACGATCATGCGGTGGGTCGCCGAGGGGAAGTAGTCCTCGAAGGGCCGCTTGTTGATGGTGATCTGGCCGCTTCCGGCACGCAGGCGAACCCGGGCGACAGCACGCTTGCGACGGCCGGTTGACTGGACGAGAGGTGCGCTCATTTGTGGTCTCCGGTTGGTCAGCGCTGGCCGGCGCGGGCGTGGTCGATGGCGAGAGGCTCTGGCTGCTGGGCAGCGTGAGGATGGTCGGGCCCGGCGT harbors:
- the glmM gene encoding phosphoglucosamine mutase, with product MRFGTDGLRGPANSELTPELALRLGRAAARVIDAPRWFVARDPRRSGPMLDGAVASGLAAEGVDVFDVGVMPTPGVAYLAAAHDAAAVMVSASHNPWYDNGLKIFGRGGLKLDDQTQSTIERVLAGLAGAEVAGDPKAVGWIHRDHDSLGQYRQMLLGALESRSLAGLDIVIDCGHGAASPLAGELFRAAGADVEVLHDHPDGRNINDGVGSTNPSPLAARVVASGADLGLALDGDADRLIAVDARGNIVDGDRLLCMFALDLAERGMLAENTLVVTVMSNLGLHRSMARHGIDVAVTPVGDRHVLEALATGGWSLGGEQSGHIVFADLATTGDGLLAGLLLSDLIVRSGRPLGEMATEVMTTVPQLLVNIETAVRPDDPAGDLASEIATAEQLLGSDGRVLVRSSGTEPLVRIMVESTTAEIAQRAADGLSEAVRERYGVAKAH
- the rpsI gene encoding 30S ribosomal protein S9 translates to MSAPLVQSTGRRKRAVARVRLRAGSGQITINKRPFEDYFPSATHRMIVSQPLEVTETTEAYDVDVTLDGGGVSGQAGALRLGIARALIALDPEARPALKSAGLLTRDAREKESKKYGLKKARKAPQYSKR